The Bacteroidota bacterium genome has a window encoding:
- a CDS encoding cyanophycinase, producing the protein MKEPEISKRSHLILIGGAEDKRKDKLILKAIIKITKAKNIAIIPSASTYSRDVLDSYSNTFRDLKVKHIERLDIRYRDEVDRKENFEMIDRADLVFISGGDQYRLAKIFNGSKLLQKIFERFYAGTLPIVGTSAGAAIISNPMIYDGDYEGFCKGTVVSSPGFGLLEGITVDTHFTQRSRIARLSQFLLTGKSFKGIGIDEDTAVIIYPNLRMEVIGSGIVTILNSDKITFNNYESLEDYQKFSTNNLRLGYLAPGTFFSLKKWAVLKPKKMFVQLFEGQLN; encoded by the coding sequence ATGAAAGAACCGGAAATTTCGAAAAGAAGTCATTTAATACTAATTGGCGGGGCAGAAGACAAACGCAAAGATAAATTAATTTTGAAAGCAATTATAAAAATTACAAAAGCAAAAAATATTGCTATTATTCCTTCAGCCTCAACATATTCAAGAGACGTTTTAGATTCTTATTCAAATACATTCAGAGATTTGAAAGTTAAGCATATTGAAAGATTGGATATCAGGTATCGTGATGAAGTGGATAGAAAAGAAAATTTTGAAATGATCGACCGTGCCGATTTAGTTTTTATTAGTGGAGGAGATCAATATCGCTTGGCAAAAATATTCAACGGATCAAAACTATTGCAAAAAATATTTGAGAGATTCTATGCAGGAACATTGCCGATTGTGGGAACAAGTGCAGGTGCAGCAATTATCAGTAATCCAATGATTTACGATGGCGATTACGAAGGGTTTTGCAAAGGAACAGTTGTGAGTAGTCCGGGCTTTGGTTTGTTAGAAGGAATTACTGTGGATACGCATTTCACTCAGCGATCAAGAATTGCCAGATTAAGTCAATTTCTTCTCACCGGAAAAAGTTTCAAAGGAATTGGAATCGACGAAGATACTGCCGTAATAATTTATCCAAATTTAAGGATGGAAGTAATTGGTAGCGGAATAGTAACTATTTTAAATTCCGATAAAATCACTTTTAATAATTATGAAAGTCTGGAAGATTATCAAAAATTCAGTACTAACAATTTGCGATTGGGATATTTAGCTCCGGGTACTTTTTTTAGTCTGAAAAAATGGGCAGTTCTAAAACCAAAAAAAATGTTCGTTCAACTTTTTGAAGGACAACTTAATTGA
- a CDS encoding DUF1573 domain-containing protein yields the protein MKKLLLVVFTFLFVSTVGFAQKEISEKKENKRAPEITFDETTHDYGLLKHKGNGVYEFKFENTGKEPLILTNVKSSCGCTVPTWPKDPIKKGKDGVISVKYDTRRQGRFQKTITVYSNAKNSPIRLVIKGEVERATQKPTTNRAKPNSVERPKRIPAK from the coding sequence ATGAAAAAGTTATTATTAGTAGTTTTTACTTTTCTTTTTGTTAGTACAGTTGGTTTTGCACAAAAAGAAATTAGTGAGAAAAAAGAAAATAAGAGAGCTCCAGAGATCACTTTCGATGAAACTACCCACGATTATGGTTTGCTGAAACATAAAGGAAATGGGGTTTATGAATTTAAATTTGAAAACACTGGAAAAGAGCCACTTATTCTTACTAATGTGAAATCGTCTTGCGGTTGCACAGTTCCAACCTGGCCAAAAGATCCTATCAAAAAAGGTAAAGATGGAGTGATTAGTGTTAAATACGACACAAGAAGACAAGGCAGATTTCAAAAAACAATCACAGTTTACTCGAATGCGAAAAATTCTCCGATTCGCTTAGTCATAAAAGGTGAAGTAGAAAGAGCTACACAAAAACCAACTACAAACAGAGCAAAACCAAATTCTGTTGAGAGACCCAAAAGAATTCCTGCAAAATAG
- a CDS encoding pyridoxal phosphate-dependent aminotransferase, producing MPQISERGVNMPASPIRKLVPFAEDAKKRGVKIYHLNIGQPDIETSPPALEAIKNIDLKVIEYSHSGGNESYRRKLAKYYQNIDINVDHNEIIITAGGSEAISFGFLSTLNPGDEVIIPEPFYANYNSFAISAGVKIVPITSSIEEDFALPSIESFEKKITLKTKGIVICSPNNPTGYLYSKEEMLKLGEIVKKYDLYLYSDEVYREFCYDGENHFSAMHIPGIENNVILTDSVSKRYSECGVRIGAIVSKNKDVMSTAMKFAQGRLSPPSLGQIAGEASLDTKKEYFDAVSAEYISRRNYMIGALKKMKGVKTPMPKGAFYTIAKLPIDNSDKFCQWILESFEYKKQTVMMAPATGFYATKGLGKNEVRIAYVLNNEDLKNAMEVLEKALEQYPGRVD from the coding sequence ATGCCACAAATATCAGAAAGAGGCGTAAATATGCCAGCCTCGCCAATCAGAAAATTAGTTCCTTTTGCAGAAGATGCCAAGAAAAGAGGAGTAAAAATTTATCATTTAAATATTGGACAACCCGATATTGAAACTTCTCCTCCGGCTCTTGAAGCAATAAAAAATATTGACTTAAAGGTAATTGAGTATTCTCACTCTGGCGGAAATGAATCGTATAGACGAAAATTAGCCAAGTACTATCAAAATATTGACATCAATGTCGATCACAACGAGATTATTATTACAGCCGGCGGTTCCGAAGCAATTTCTTTTGGATTTTTATCGACACTAAATCCGGGAGATGAGGTAATTATTCCTGAACCTTTTTATGCAAATTATAACAGTTTTGCAATCTCTGCAGGAGTAAAAATTGTACCGATAACTTCGTCTATAGAAGAAGATTTTGCATTGCCGTCGATAGAATCTTTCGAGAAGAAAATTACTTTAAAAACCAAAGGCATAGTCATTTGTAGTCCTAACAATCCGACCGGTTATTTGTATTCTAAAGAAGAAATGCTTAAACTCGGTGAGATTGTTAAAAAATACGATTTATATTTATACTCAGACGAAGTTTATAGAGAATTTTGCTACGATGGAGAAAATCATTTTTCGGCAATGCACATCCCGGGAATTGAAAACAACGTAATTCTTACTGATTCTGTTTCGAAACGCTACAGCGAATGTGGTGTGCGAATTGGAGCAATTGTGTCTAAGAATAAAGATGTTATGTCAACAGCTATGAAGTTTGCACAAGGAAGATTGAGCCCTCCGAGTTTGGGTCAAATTGCCGGCGAAGCATCGCTCGACACTAAAAAAGAATATTTTGATGCTGTTTCGGCGGAATATATCAGCCGACGAAATTACATGATAGGCGCTTTGAAAAAAATGAAAGGTGTGAAAACTCCAATGCCAAAAGGTGCATTCTATACTATTGCAAAACTTCCGATTGACAATTCAGATAAGTTTTGCCAGTGGATTCTGGAGAGTTTCGAGTACAAAAAGCAAACAGTAATGATGGCTCCGGCAACCGGTTTTTATGCTACAAAAGGACTTGGCAAAAATGAGGTTCGCATTGCATATGTCTTAAATAATGAAGACCTGAAAAATGCAATGGAAGTTTTAGAAAAAGCTCTTGAGCAATATCCCGGAAGAGTTGATTAA
- the rpoN gene encoding RNA polymerase factor sigma-54, with protein MIKQRLQQKLSQKLSPQQIQLIKLLEVPTIQLEQRIKKEIEENPTLEEGADEDEFSQEEQADEQEVKEKDELSIEEYIKEEDETPSYKLSTKNYSKDDKKETIPFSVGTSFNENLKAQLGLRVLSERELILAEYILGNIDEDGYLREDLETISDQIVFAKNIEVGYKELQDVLRIIQNFDPPGIGAQDLQESLVIQIRRKLNSGEDCQSDQIIQEVDKTSEHYPIYIAYLILRFNFDEFTKKHYDRIIKKLNITEEDLKDAINQILKLDPKPGSSYSDQRNRTAQYVMPDFLLENHSGELQLTLNQKNVPELRISRTYSEMLLSISKSKKKTSKDKDAAVYVKQKLDSAKWFIDAIKQRQNTLLLTMNEIINYQNEYFQDGDETKLRPMILKDIAETTELDISTISRVANSKYIQTHFGIFPLKYFFSEGMQTDSGEEVSTREIKIILKECIDNESKKKPLTDEKLGKILNEKGYPVARRTVAKYREQLNIPVARLRKEI; from the coding sequence ATGATAAAACAAAGATTACAGCAAAAACTTTCTCAAAAGCTATCTCCGCAGCAAATTCAGTTGATAAAGCTACTTGAAGTTCCTACTATTCAATTAGAGCAGCGAATAAAAAAAGAAATTGAAGAAAATCCTACCCTTGAAGAAGGCGCTGACGAAGACGAATTTTCGCAAGAAGAACAAGCCGACGAACAGGAAGTTAAAGAAAAAGATGAGCTTTCGATAGAAGAATATATAAAAGAGGAGGACGAAACTCCATCATATAAACTCAGTACCAAGAATTATTCTAAAGACGACAAAAAAGAAACTATTCCTTTTTCTGTTGGAACATCTTTTAATGAAAATTTAAAAGCTCAATTAGGTTTGAGAGTTTTGAGCGAACGTGAGCTTATTCTTGCAGAATATATTTTAGGAAATATTGATGAGGATGGATATTTGCGAGAAGATTTAGAAACAATTAGCGACCAAATTGTTTTTGCAAAGAATATTGAGGTTGGATATAAAGAGCTACAAGACGTTCTAAGAATAATTCAAAATTTCGATCCTCCTGGAATTGGAGCTCAAGATTTGCAGGAGTCTCTTGTAATCCAGATCAGAAGAAAGCTTAATAGCGGCGAAGATTGCCAAAGCGATCAAATTATTCAAGAGGTTGATAAAACTTCCGAACACTATCCAATTTATATTGCCTATTTGATTTTAAGATTTAATTTCGATGAGTTTACAAAAAAACACTACGATAGAATAATCAAGAAATTAAATATCACTGAAGAAGATTTGAAAGATGCTATAAATCAAATTCTTAAATTAGATCCAAAGCCCGGTAGTTCATACTCCGACCAAAGAAACCGGACAGCTCAATACGTAATGCCGGATTTTCTCCTCGAAAATCATAGTGGCGAATTGCAACTTACACTAAATCAGAAAAATGTTCCTGAATTACGCATTAGCCGCACATATTCCGAAATGCTTTTGTCCATTAGTAAAAGTAAGAAAAAGACGAGCAAAGATAAAGATGCGGCAGTTTATGTAAAACAAAAACTCGACTCAGCAAAATGGTTTATCGATGCAATAAAACAACGCCAGAATACTTTGCTTTTGACAATGAACGAAATAATTAATTATCAAAACGAATATTTTCAGGATGGAGACGAAACCAAGCTTCGTCCAATGATCTTAAAAGATATAGCCGAAACAACCGAACTCGATATTTCAACAATTTCAAGGGTGGCAAACAGCAAATATATTCAAACACATTTTGGAATTTTTCCTTTGAAATATTTCTTTTCGGAAGGAATGCAAACCGATTCGGGCGAAGAAGTTTCGACTCGTGAAATAAAAATTATTCTTAAAGAATGTATTGATAATGAGTCGAAAAAGAAACCTTTAACCGACGAGAAATTAGGTAAAATTCTTAACGAAAAAGGATATCCTGTAGCGAGAAGAACTGTTGCAAAATATAGGGAACAACTAAATATTCCTGTTGCTCGGTTGAGAAAAGAAATATAA
- a CDS encoding MerR family transcriptional regulator encodes MPYIEPKVEKIHYSIGEVAEMFDINTSKIRFWEKEFGTLRPKKSGKGNRIFTNKDIEQVRMIYYLLVERGMTLKGAKMKLKDNKEDTEHNFEIVKKLQNVKKLLLQIHDKI; translated from the coding sequence ATGCCATATATAGAGCCAAAAGTTGAAAAAATTCACTATTCGATTGGTGAAGTAGCTGAAATGTTTGATATTAATACCTCAAAAATTCGTTTCTGGGAAAAAGAATTCGGAACATTAAGACCAAAAAAAAGCGGCAAGGGAAACAGAATTTTCACAAATAAAGATATTGAGCAAGTGAGGATGATATATTATTTGCTTGTAGAAAGAGGGATGACACTGAAAGGTGCCAAAATGAAGTTAAAAGACAATAAAGAAGATACTGAGCATAATTTTGAAATAGTGAAAAAACTACAAAATGTTAAAAAATTGCTTCTCCAGATTCACGATAAAATTTAG
- a CDS encoding Nif3-like dinuclear metal center hexameric protein codes for MKINELTTFLEAQFPLDFQEDYDNSGLIIGDKNQTISSVLLCFDITEDIVDEAIEKQCNLIISHHPIIFSGLKKITGKNYVERIVIKAIQNNIAIYSAHTNLDSAQGGINTKICEKIGLSNCKVLSPKTDFLKKIVTFAPIQDAEKVRQALFGAGGGKIGDYDFCSYNIEGIGSFRASESANPYVGEKGKIHFEKEVRVETIFPKYLQSQIIEALLNAHPYEEVAYDIYPLDNLYEKAGMGMIGELKDSIDEISFLKKLKSDFNVNTVRHSELLGKKIRKVAVCGGSGSFLLKNAIAASADIFVSGDFKYHEFFDAEKKILIADIGHFESEQIAINIFYDLLTKKFSNFAVFLSGKNLNPINYY; via the coding sequence ATGAAAATAAATGAATTAACAACATTTTTAGAAGCTCAGTTTCCACTTGATTTTCAGGAAGATTACGACAATTCCGGACTTATAATTGGCGATAAAAATCAAACTATTTCATCAGTACTATTATGTTTTGATATTACTGAAGATATTGTAGATGAGGCAATTGAAAAACAATGCAATCTAATTATTTCACATCATCCCATAATTTTTTCAGGTTTAAAAAAAATCACAGGAAAAAATTATGTTGAAAGAATTGTAATAAAAGCAATTCAAAATAACATTGCAATTTATTCGGCTCATACAAATTTAGACAGTGCTCAGGGAGGCATAAATACAAAAATATGCGAAAAAATTGGCTTGTCGAATTGTAAAGTTTTATCACCGAAAACCGATTTTCTGAAAAAAATTGTAACGTTCGCACCTATTCAAGATGCTGAAAAAGTACGTCAAGCTTTGTTCGGTGCGGGAGGTGGAAAAATTGGCGACTACGATTTTTGCAGTTATAATATTGAAGGAATCGGGAGTTTCAGAGCTTCTGAAAGTGCAAACCCGTATGTTGGCGAAAAAGGAAAAATCCATTTTGAAAAGGAAGTTCGAGTTGAAACTATTTTTCCGAAATATCTTCAGTCCCAAATAATTGAGGCTCTATTAAATGCACATCCTTACGAAGAAGTTGCTTATGATATTTATCCGCTCGATAATTTGTATGAAAAAGCAGGGATGGGAATGATTGGTGAACTTAAAGATTCTATTGACGAAATTTCCTTTTTAAAGAAATTAAAATCAGACTTCAATGTAAATACTGTCAGGCATTCTGAACTTTTGGGTAAAAAAATCAGAAAAGTTGCAGTATGTGGTGGGAGCGGAAGTTTTCTGCTGAAAAATGCAATTGCTGCCAGTGCAGATATTTTTGTTTCCGGAGACTTTAAATACCATGAGTTTTTCGATGCCGAAAAAAAAATATTAATTGCTGATATTGGGCATTTTGAGAGCGAACAAATTGCCATAAATATTTTTTATGATTTACTTACAAAAAAATTCTCTAATTTTGCGGTTTTTTTATCAGGTAAAAATTTAAATCCGATAAATTATTATTGA
- the gatC gene encoding Asp-tRNA(Asn)/Glu-tRNA(Gln) amidotransferase subunit GatC, whose protein sequence is MLTDFEMPSREFMISEIDDKLIDKLSVLAALKFEAEEKEIIKKDLKNIISFLDKISEIDTSGIEPLKYLNQPVFSYREDTAKKALDKEKAFLNATNQEKGYFMSPKMADFS, encoded by the coding sequence ATGTTGACTGATTTTGAAATGCCAAGTCGAGAATTTATGATTTCTGAAATTGATGACAAACTTATTGATAAGCTATCTGTTTTAGCAGCTCTTAAATTCGAAGCCGAAGAGAAAGAAATAATTAAAAAGGATTTGAAAAATATTATTTCTTTTCTTGATAAAATTTCTGAAATCGATACAAGCGGAATTGAGCCTTTAAAATATTTAAATCAACCGGTTTTTTCTTATCGGGAAGATACAGCAAAAAAAGCTTTGGATAAAGAAAAAGCATTTTTGAATGCTACGAATCAAGAAAAAGGCTATTTTATGTCGCCAAAAATGGCGGATTTTAGCTAA
- a CDS encoding Ig-like domain-containing protein, protein MKLTHNIFKYNYSNSYFVVFQLLFLFGISIFHFSCANMSAPSGGPKDETPPKIVNSLPENFTTNFDEQIIEITFDEYFQLKNAEKQLIISPPLDEKPEIKIKGKTLHINLNNELNDSTTYTLNFGNSIVDNNEGNIYENFMYVFSTGDEIDSLSVKGVVNEAFTMKAAESIYVMLYANIYDSVPYKELPLYVSRTSKEGNFTFNNIRSDTFLIFALKDANSNYLFDQPNEAIAFLDSFIVPYSNVIEKIDTIKIPIDTIKIEIDSLNITDHSDSLENFEVVYMDSIVVKKITEFFPDNIELFLFEEQNKKQYLVNTARSIPGSCQFFFYLPLKDSITLSPLNFEEKENFYSYESNLTNDTITIWISDTNISKLDTLSFLLDYFKEDSTNTLILFTDTVHFKYKKDKKDKDNLNSLSIEFNVKNNRMMDLNKKLKMNCSNPIDNIDSSQIVLSHLIDSVEIFDKFLFFGDSANSRQFSISKKWEENTKYKLFINQNCFTDIFGLTNDSIEISFTSQELEFYGNIILNISGIDTNSIVQLLRLDDKVLQEFELSSDQTIEIKYLRPIEYNLKTIIDRNRNEKWDTGNYLKNIQAEKVIIYNETTKIRSNWDFEINWDLKTK, encoded by the coding sequence ATGAAACTCACACATAATATATTTAAATATAATTACTCAAATAGCTATTTTGTTGTTTTTCAACTATTATTTTTATTCGGAATATCAATATTTCATTTTTCTTGCGCCAACATGTCTGCTCCTTCTGGAGGTCCAAAAGACGAAACTCCACCGAAAATTGTAAATAGTCTGCCCGAAAATTTTACTACCAATTTCGATGAGCAAATTATAGAAATTACTTTCGACGAATATTTCCAACTTAAAAATGCAGAAAAACAACTAATAATTTCTCCTCCGCTCGACGAAAAACCGGAAATAAAAATCAAAGGCAAAACTTTACACATTAATTTAAACAACGAATTGAACGACAGTACAACCTATACGCTAAATTTTGGAAACTCCATTGTTGATAACAACGAAGGAAATATTTACGAAAATTTCATGTATGTATTTTCTACTGGCGATGAAATAGATTCACTCTCGGTGAAAGGAGTTGTAAACGAGGCATTTACTATGAAAGCAGCCGAAAGCATTTATGTCATGCTTTATGCAAACATTTACGATTCTGTACCATATAAGGAACTTCCACTTTACGTTTCTAGAACATCGAAAGAAGGCAACTTTACTTTTAATAATATCCGCTCCGATACTTTTTTAATCTTTGCCCTTAAAGATGCTAACTCAAATTATCTTTTCGACCAACCAAACGAAGCAATTGCTTTTTTAGACTCGTTTATAGTTCCTTATTCAAATGTAATTGAAAAAATAGATACTATAAAAATACCTATTGACACTATAAAAATTGAAATTGATAGTTTAAATATTACTGACCATTCCGACAGTTTGGAAAATTTTGAAGTAGTTTATATGGATTCAATTGTTGTGAAAAAGATTACAGAATTTTTTCCTGATAATATTGAACTATTTTTATTCGAGGAACAAAACAAAAAACAATATTTAGTGAATACCGCAAGGTCAATCCCCGGCTCCTGCCAATTTTTCTTTTACCTACCATTAAAAGACTCAATTACATTGTCGCCATTAAATTTCGAGGAAAAAGAAAATTTCTATTCGTATGAAAGCAATCTAACAAATGACACTATTACAATATGGATATCTGACACCAATATTTCAAAACTGGACACATTAAGTTTTTTGCTTGACTATTTTAAAGAAGATTCTACAAATACACTTATTCTTTTTACTGACACTGTGCACTTTAAATATAAAAAAGATAAAAAAGATAAGGACAATCTAAATTCGTTAAGCATAGAATTTAATGTGAAAAACAATCGGATGATGGATTTAAATAAAAAGCTGAAAATGAATTGTTCCAATCCGATTGATAATATTGATAGTTCGCAGATTGTTCTATCTCATTTGATTGATTCTGTAGAGATATTTGATAAATTCTTGTTTTTTGGAGATTCAGCAAATTCGCGGCAGTTTTCAATTTCTAAAAAATGGGAGGAAAATACTAAATATAAGCTATTTATAAATCAAAATTGTTTTACAGATATTTTTGGATTGACAAATGATTCAATAGAAATTAGTTTTACATCTCAAGAATTAGAATTTTATGGGAATATAATTTTGAATATCAGTGGCATTGATACAAATTCGATTGTTCAATTACTAAGACTTGATGATAAAGTATTACAGGAATTCGAACTTAGTTCCGACCAAACAATTGAAATAAAGTACCTCCGACCCATTGAATACAATTTGAAAACTATTATTGACAGAAATAGAAATGAAAAATGGGATACAGGGAATTATTTAAAAAATATACAAGCTGAAAAAGTAATAATCTATAATGAAACCACTAAAATCAGGTCGAATTGGGATTTTGAAATAAATTGGGACTTAAAGACGAAATAG
- the lgt gene encoding prolipoprotein diacylglyceryl transferase encodes MLNYITWNVDPEILNFGSLAIRWYGLLFASSFIIGYYIMKNMFAIEKVSVELLDKLTIYVGLGTVLGARFGHCLFYEPEFYLRNPLEILYIWHGGLASHGAAIGILISLYLFSRKSKKSYLWILDRIVVVVALSGFLIRMGNLINSEIYGQESSLPWAFIFERSDPMNVPRHPTQIYEALCYISVFAFLMFGYFKWEFGKKQGLLFGIFLIGIFAARFFIEFVKDIQVNFESDMFLNMGQLLSIPFVLVGIVLLFRAIKIK; translated from the coding sequence ATTTTAAATTATATAACATGGAATGTCGATCCTGAAATATTGAATTTTGGAAGCTTGGCTATTCGTTGGTATGGATTACTTTTCGCAAGCTCTTTCATTATAGGCTATTATATAATGAAAAACATGTTTGCAATCGAAAAAGTTTCGGTAGAATTATTAGACAAGCTGACTATTTATGTTGGTTTGGGTACAGTTCTCGGAGCAAGATTTGGACATTGTTTATTTTACGAGCCCGAATTTTATTTAAGAAATCCTCTCGAGATTTTATATATCTGGCATGGTGGTTTAGCAAGTCATGGTGCTGCTATTGGTATATTAATTTCTTTGTATCTATTTTCCCGAAAATCGAAAAAATCGTACTTGTGGATACTGGATAGAATTGTTGTTGTGGTTGCTCTATCTGGTTTTTTAATTCGTATGGGAAACCTAATAAATTCAGAAATTTATGGTCAAGAAAGTAGTTTGCCGTGGGCTTTTATTTTTGAAAGGAGCGATCCTATGAATGTTCCGCGACATCCGACACAAATTTACGAAGCCTTATGCTATATCTCTGTTTTTGCCTTTTTAATGTTTGGATATTTTAAGTGGGAATTTGGTAAAAAACAAGGATTACTTTTTGGAATATTTTTAATCGGAATTTTTGCTGCAAGGTTTTTTATCGAATTTGTGAAAGATATTCAAGTAAATTTTGAAAGCGATATGTTTCTGAATATGGGACAATTACTTAGTATCCCATTTGTATTGGTTGGTATCGTTTTGCTTTTTAGAGCAATTAAAATTAAATGA